A segment of the Polyodon spathula isolate WHYD16114869_AA chromosome 1, ASM1765450v1, whole genome shotgun sequence genome:
AGAGGGTTGAACGCTGCCTTGCCAGGTTACTTTCAGTCCGATGAACTAATGCAGGAGAGAGGCGCTGTCTCACCACTCTGTAGTTCCAAGCAGGGGGGAGGTCTTAGGAGGCGTCTTGGAGGAGTCTGCTGATTGGCTCTCATCGGTATGCAAATCAGTTGCCTCAACAGAGCACCAATCAGGGAGGGTTTGGGGATCTATTTAAAGATGTCTAGGGTGCAGCACATTATCGTAGCCTTGTGCAGAGGGTTatagctatttattttattttattaacacttTTTTGTAATTCACAAGattgtatcattttaatttaaaacttgtACGTTTTTCAGTATTTGAAAAGACTCTCCTTTTTAATTCACTGGGTGAATGCATCACACAGAGCAAACATCTTGCTGTCTAAACTAAGTTATATTGTTAGTTCATAATACCgtgtaatgtattgttttgacaACTAGATCAGAGAGCCCATCTTATTTACTTCTGACAAGTgtctttttacttatttattcacTTGACAAGTGTCTTTCCTACTGAATTATATAAGCTGAATCTCTGCCATTATATTTCATTGGGATaccaaatcctgttatcctgcagTAAAAAGGCATGGTACAGTTTGGAGAAACACATGAAAAGCCCATTGATAGTACAGACTAAGAGTGGACTCTCACtcttttgcattaaaaaacaggGCTTTAAACAAGAAAATAGCAGTGCACTTGCCATGTAACTACAGAATACATTAAGTTTACCTGGAGACAACAGTCTCCCTCTCTAATATGACATAACAGCACTGATTGTGTCCTGGTTTATATTCATTGTTCTCTCCTTGTATGCTTGATGTGACCTGTAATTATCTATAGAGATCAAAACCTCAACAGTGTTAGACATGCAAGCTGTGTAAATATATGGTACAGATTCACAATGTTAACACAAAAActgtactgcattaaaaaaaacaaacaaacaaaaaacacaccactAACAGCAGACCTTCATGACATGGAATGCAAAAAAGAGATTTACTTACTCAACTTAACCTTTTACCACAATTAGACCCctgactttttctttttacttgtaaaAGTATCACTTTGTAAAGTCAATGGTGtagatttttcttttactttttcttttatttaaaatatattttttcttttcacaaaaaaatacaaataaatacaatggtactttaaaataaatattcaaatagtGTACACAGAAGGTAGGCACAGTCAAGAGCAGTGGCATTTGGATGCAATCATGCCATCCAGGGCAGAGATTGTTAGCTTGCCCTCTGTGTTAAAGTGTATGACTGTTAAAGGTACATAATCAGCAGGGACACAGCAAGGACCGGGAATGTGGCCGTGAGAGAGATCATGCATCTTGGACTTGATCTCTGTGTACGCATTGGCATTTTTATATTTCGGCAGGCAAGTGCCATCGCAGTAGAAGGCATCGTAAACTTTAGGGACTTTGATCCAGTCCGCCCAGCCAATCTCCTCAAAAGACACTTGCATAGATTTCCTGCAGCACTGCTTCACATTCTTATGGCAGTCTTCAGAGGGGCTGTCCCTCTGAGTCCTTCTCTTTTGTAAAAACTGATATCCTTCTACTTTTAATTCCGCCCCAACACAAGCCTCTTGATTACGGTTTATCATGTCATGAGAAAACTCCAGCTCAAGACCATAGTTGTCTTGTGGGTGTGCCAGCCAATGTTTAACGGCtttctttatattaaaaatgcctgGCTGCCCGGCTTCTTGTAGTCTTATGAGTTCTGAAGCCACCATCAAGCGTTTGGATTCCCTGGGATTCAGCACCTGGTAGATTGTGATCCGTTGCACTGTCTCAGACCCTTTGCTGTGACTTGGACCAAAGAACAGTTTAAGCTCTGCTCTTTTGACTTCGACTTTATGTCTGCATGCATTCAAGTCAAAAAGTAGCTgcttccttgttttctttttgctgtttttctCATTCTCCTTTTCAAAAATCTTTCCtacacaaaaacaacagcaatgaATAGAATGtattgatataataataaaagtgtaGGACTTAACTCTAGGTAACACCAGTTGCATCCAGCTCAGAGGAAACTGCCAACATGTTTAGTGGCGCACAGGTATGCTTTATACAATTTGCTGCTGAGTcatatttttacttttcaacaagtgattttcttacattttataGGATAAGAACACAGCAATTTTAAAGTATATTCACAAGAAAACAAATGGACCTGTTTTCCCGATTGATTGCATGAACGGGATAAGAGATAAACAGACAACAGTTGAATGTGACCTACAGTGGTCTATTTTTATGatgtaaacagtggcagatctaattAATGCTactctttaaatctatattaatccATTTTGGATATGATCTGCTGTACTTATTAACATTCCTACACACACTAAAAATAGACAAATGAGGTTTATGAAAAAATCAGGTTTATAAATTTCGGCAGTGTTTTTAGGAATCCACcactgtttaattaattaaaatggacTCCCTTAACTGTACTGATGAATCCACCAGATAACCAAATAAAACTAATACTGGGGGATCTGTAACAGCTTGTGTCAAACTTTTTTCGGACAGTTTCTTTTCCCCTCTTAAAgccactgaaaaaaatgaaatgcttaccTTTAACATGGAACATGCATGTTTGTCCCTCTGTTATGGCCACAGTCTCTCATCTTGCTATTTTTTCTCTCATGTCTCACACGCTGGAGGTAAAAACTGTACACCTGTTCCTCCTCGCTCCGGGTAACGTTCAGAATCACCTCAGGAGGTTTCTCTAGTCCAAGCTGCTGCAGAATAACTCTCTGGATGGCCTCGATTCTGATCTCCCTCTCAGCTGCCCATTCCAGACTGCCCTTTGGCTTCAGCTCACAGCCGGtgacacacagaaacaaaaagcagGAAAGGAGATAAATGGCGATGCCAAAGAGCCAGCCCAGTCTCTGTTTGATACAGGTG
Coding sequences within it:
- the LOC121318160 gene encoding bone morphogenetic protein 5-like, whose product is MPGSTCIKQRLGWLFGIAIYLLSCFLFLCVTGCELKPKGSLEWAAEREIRIEAIQRVILQQLGLEKPPEVILNVTRSEEEQVYSFYLQRKIFEKENEKNSKKKTRKQLLFDLNACRHKVEVKRAELKLFFGPSHSKGSETVQRITIYQVLNPRESKRLMVASELIRLQEAGQPGIFNIKKAVKHWLAHPQDNYGLELEFSHDMINRNQEACVGAELKVEGYQFLQKRRTQRDSPSEDCHKNVKQCCRKSMQVSFEEIGWADWIKVPKVYDAFYCDGTCLPKYKNANAYTEIKSKMHDLSHGHIPGPCCVPADYVPLTVIHFNTEGKLTISALDGMIASKCHCS